The Vibrio tarriae genome includes a window with the following:
- the serB gene encoding phosphoserine phosphatase: MDALTTLPIKKHTTLLNRFPETRFVTQLAKKRASWIVFGHYLTPAQFEDMDFFTNRFNAILDMWKVGRYEVALMDGELTSEHETILKALELDCARIQDVPDLTKPGLIVLDMDSTAIQIECIDEIAKLAGVGEEVAEVTERAMQGELDFEQSLRLRVSKLKDAPEQILSQVRETLPLMPELPELVATLHAFGWKVAIASGGFTYFSDYLKEQLSLDYAQSNTLEIVNGKLTGQVLGEVVSAQTKADILLTLAQQYDVEIHNTVAVGDGANDLVMMAAAGLGVAYHAKPKVEAKAQTAVRFAGLGGVVCILSAALVAQQKLSWKSKP; encoded by the coding sequence ATGGATGCTTTAACAACTTTACCGATCAAAAAACACACAACGCTACTCAATCGTTTTCCTGAAACGCGTTTTGTCACCCAATTAGCGAAAAAACGTGCCAGTTGGATTGTGTTTGGACATTACCTAACTCCCGCTCAATTTGAAGACATGGATTTCTTCACCAATCGCTTCAATGCCATCTTAGATATGTGGAAAGTGGGACGTTATGAAGTCGCATTGATGGACGGTGAGCTGACGTCTGAGCATGAAACCATTCTTAAAGCGTTAGAGCTCGATTGCGCGCGGATTCAGGATGTGCCCGATCTTACCAAGCCGGGGTTAATTGTGCTGGATATGGACTCGACCGCGATCCAGATCGAATGCATTGATGAAATTGCTAAGCTTGCGGGAGTCGGGGAAGAGGTCGCTGAAGTCACTGAGCGCGCGATGCAAGGTGAGCTGGATTTTGAGCAGAGTTTACGTTTGCGAGTCAGTAAACTTAAAGATGCTCCGGAGCAGATCCTAAGCCAAGTACGCGAAACCCTGCCATTAATGCCTGAATTACCGGAGCTGGTGGCGACGCTGCATGCCTTTGGTTGGAAAGTGGCGATCGCCTCGGGCGGCTTTACCTACTTCTCTGATTATCTCAAAGAGCAGTTGTCGCTAGACTATGCACAGTCCAACACTCTAGAAATTGTGAACGGCAAACTGACCGGACAGGTGCTGGGAGAGGTAGTCTCCGCGCAAACCAAAGCCGATATTTTGCTGACGCTTGCTCAGCAATACGATGTGGAAATTCATAACACGGTAGCGGTTGGTGATGGCGCAAATGATTTGGTGATGATGGCGGCCGCAGGGCTTGGGGTGGCATACCATGCCAAACCTAAGGTTGAAGCCAAGGCGCAAACGGCGGTGCGTTTTGCAGGATTAGGTGGCGTTGTGTGTATCCTTTCTGCCGCTTTGGTGGCTCAGCAAAAACTGAGTTGGAAAAGTAAGCCTTAG
- the radA gene encoding DNA repair protein RadA → MVKAKRAYVCNECGADFPRWQGQCNACGSWNSISEVRLAASPQVARNERLAGYAGALEAKVQTLADIDLQEVPRFTSGFKELDRVLGGGIVPGAAILIGGNPGAGKSTLLLQTMCLLSGQMPTLYVTGEESLQQVAMRASRLGLPKQHLKMLSETNVDRICQIAEQEKPRIMVIDSIQVMHVADVQSSPGSVAQVRESATALTRYAKQNNVAVFIVGHVTKDGTLAGPKVLEHIIDCSILLDGDTDSRFRTLRSHKNRFGAVNELGVFAMTGQGMREVSNPSAIFLSRGEEATSGSSVMVVWEGTRPLLVEIQALVDYSQLANPRRVAVGLEQNRLSLLLAVLHKHGGLQMADQDVFVNVVGGVKVTETSADLALLMALLSSFRDRPLPKDVVVFGEVGLAGEIRPVPSGQERLNEAFKHGFKKAIVPIANMPKGGVEGMQIHGVKKLSDAIAAFDEL, encoded by the coding sequence ATTGTGAAAGCTAAGCGCGCCTATGTATGTAACGAATGTGGAGCGGATTTTCCGCGTTGGCAAGGACAGTGTAATGCCTGTGGTTCGTGGAATTCGATTTCGGAAGTTCGCTTAGCCGCTTCACCGCAAGTGGCGCGCAATGAACGACTGGCTGGTTATGCGGGAGCCCTTGAAGCCAAAGTACAAACTTTGGCTGATATTGATTTACAAGAAGTGCCGCGTTTTACCAGTGGTTTCAAAGAGCTGGATCGCGTACTTGGCGGCGGAATTGTGCCGGGTGCTGCGATTTTGATTGGTGGTAATCCGGGCGCGGGTAAATCGACCTTACTACTGCAAACCATGTGTTTACTTTCCGGACAGATGCCGACGTTGTACGTGACGGGCGAAGAATCGTTGCAGCAGGTCGCGATGCGTGCTTCACGGCTTGGCTTACCGAAACAGCACCTAAAAATGCTCTCAGAAACCAATGTGGATCGTATTTGCCAGATTGCTGAGCAAGAAAAGCCGCGCATTATGGTCATCGATTCGATTCAAGTGATGCATGTGGCGGATGTGCAATCGTCCCCTGGGAGTGTCGCGCAAGTGCGTGAATCGGCCACGGCGCTTACCCGCTACGCCAAGCAAAATAACGTAGCAGTGTTTATTGTCGGCCACGTAACCAAAGATGGTACGTTGGCGGGACCTAAAGTACTTGAACACATCATCGATTGCTCGATTCTGCTTGATGGCGATACCGACAGCCGTTTTCGTACACTTCGTAGTCATAAAAACCGTTTTGGTGCGGTCAATGAACTCGGTGTGTTTGCGATGACCGGACAAGGGATGCGTGAGGTGAGTAATCCATCGGCGATTTTCCTTTCTCGTGGAGAAGAAGCCACATCTGGTAGCTCGGTGATGGTGGTGTGGGAAGGAACTCGACCACTTTTAGTAGAGATTCAAGCTTTGGTCGATTACTCACAACTCGCTAACCCAAGACGCGTTGCGGTTGGCTTAGAACAAAACCGTCTCTCTTTATTACTGGCCGTGCTGCATAAACACGGTGGTTTGCAAATGGCCGATCAGGATGTGTTCGTGAACGTAGTCGGTGGCGTGAAAGTGACGGAAACCAGTGCTGACTTAGCATTGCTGATGGCGCTACTTTCCAGCTTTCGCGATCGCCCTCTACCCAAAGATGTCGTGGTTTTTGGCGAGGTCGGGTTGGCGGGTGAAATTCGTCCCGTGCCGAGTGGTCAAGAGCGTCTTAACGAAGCCTTCAAACATGGTTTTAAGAAAGCGATTGTGCCGATTGCCAACATGCCGAAAGGTGGGGTTGAAGGCATGCAGATCCATGGTGTGAAAAAACTTTCTGATGCGATCGCGGCTTTTGATGAGCTGTAA
- a CDS encoding PilZ domain-containing protein: MQQTEILSLVERLIPVYRSGDLDYLLSQMTEGQPPSAKLLVKMELNRLMAPCTKSIDLRGKVQGECREYDFDGRQHWLDDVAFNSYQKCLKKFGGYTEGVWEAVNNTRNNFRVMKQQGKLDPKNDQPKDTSFEVEPIKLGYDLKRQENRLKISSQIEIHLKNEQLVHGLSVDLSPSGAKLKVPAAFDYKLGEVIQIYFSELNKTSNVVGLHKNIDYRILGIDESYDSDAIKFLRVLKLSDTDVIEKVIEEAIQTNTQKARHDNQDKIIRARTRGYEHMYLKHTCNLPLFFSGNELKLALLTENNRPIWQYWHDERNQQALGTLFKPERMAHLTAPGVRGSNNVLYAFKHEHQHKTLFFSMLMPEATQEQRKLFWHIGAKRDSWKAFRLFVFELSDEERQTLAGHSRELADQSSSLTHCGVLQEISDTEAAHDYLLVEKPNLSSSALNDFRHPRQVVGTPMGIYFDARSRRKEPRYRFRTPVQINKEAQKVSGATVDLSKRGLSLILDTPLDVKANDQVWVDYLELKLYDKNLPLGNAPYKVVRIGPEGRRLQLMIEETSQTLKTIAFFNSIIEHNQDKLLPKEEILPSNALLESLHNILLDKMVSTPIFVEKVGSNLKPKVIGVNYPLPPHLALLAKLGSENRITLQPIFKGHTNSLLATPMKRIEGAVPQYHEVYLSAVKYGTRIQSVESRLLSDFADTRERIRFIRQGLEMGEFYVLRVSGVPVFAPITNLLRSDLTELAEISPHHSKSLEKEMLAQVGYGELVDITEEVLIRLELT, translated from the coding sequence ATGCAGCAGACCGAAATTCTCTCTCTGGTTGAAAGGCTTATCCCCGTTTACCGTTCGGGTGATCTTGACTACCTTTTGTCGCAAATGACCGAAGGGCAGCCCCCCTCAGCCAAATTATTGGTCAAAATGGAACTGAACCGCCTGATGGCACCTTGTACCAAAAGCATTGATTTACGTGGCAAAGTTCAAGGGGAGTGTCGGGAATACGATTTCGATGGTCGCCAACACTGGCTTGATGATGTGGCGTTCAACTCTTACCAAAAATGCCTCAAAAAATTTGGTGGCTATACTGAAGGGGTTTGGGAAGCGGTCAATAATACCCGCAACAATTTCCGAGTGATGAAGCAACAAGGTAAGCTCGACCCCAAAAATGACCAGCCGAAAGATACGAGTTTTGAAGTAGAACCGATCAAGCTCGGATACGACCTCAAGCGACAAGAAAACCGCTTAAAAATCTCCAGCCAGATCGAAATCCACCTGAAGAACGAGCAGTTAGTACATGGTCTGAGTGTTGACCTCTCCCCTTCCGGAGCCAAGTTAAAAGTTCCAGCGGCATTTGACTACAAGCTGGGCGAGGTGATTCAAATCTATTTTTCTGAATTGAATAAAACTTCAAACGTGGTTGGACTGCATAAAAACATCGATTACCGGATTCTCGGCATCGATGAGTCCTATGACAGTGATGCGATTAAATTTCTGCGCGTATTAAAACTCAGTGATACGGACGTGATTGAAAAAGTCATTGAGGAAGCGATTCAGACCAATACTCAGAAAGCGCGCCACGACAACCAAGATAAGATCATCCGCGCACGTACTCGTGGTTATGAACACATGTACCTCAAACACACTTGTAACTTGCCGCTGTTTTTTAGTGGTAATGAACTCAAGTTAGCGTTACTCACCGAGAATAATCGCCCGATTTGGCAATACTGGCACGATGAACGTAACCAGCAAGCGCTAGGTACCTTATTCAAACCAGAACGCATGGCGCATTTAACCGCTCCGGGCGTTCGTGGTAGCAATAATGTGTTGTACGCCTTTAAGCATGAGCACCAACACAAGACTTTGTTTTTCTCTATGCTGATGCCAGAGGCGACCCAAGAGCAGCGCAAACTGTTTTGGCATATTGGTGCTAAACGCGATAGCTGGAAAGCGTTTCGACTGTTTGTGTTTGAACTCTCCGACGAAGAGCGCCAAACCCTTGCTGGACACTCTCGTGAGTTGGCCGACCAATCCAGCTCGCTAACTCACTGCGGTGTACTGCAGGAAATCAGTGATACGGAAGCGGCACACGATTATTTGCTGGTCGAAAAACCCAATTTATCGAGCAGCGCACTGAATGATTTCCGCCACCCGCGTCAGGTGGTCGGTACGCCGATGGGCATCTATTTTGATGCACGCTCGCGACGTAAAGAGCCGCGCTACCGTTTCAGAACCCCGGTACAAATCAATAAGGAAGCGCAGAAAGTCTCTGGAGCAACGGTGGATCTGTCCAAACGCGGTCTGAGTTTAATTTTGGACACTCCACTGGATGTTAAAGCCAACGATCAGGTTTGGGTCGACTATCTCGAACTCAAACTGTATGACAAAAACCTCCCGTTGGGGAATGCTCCGTATAAGGTGGTGCGTATTGGGCCCGAAGGACGCCGCTTACAACTGATGATCGAGGAGACGTCACAAACGCTCAAAACGATTGCCTTTTTCAATAGCATTATTGAACACAATCAAGATAAATTACTCCCCAAAGAAGAAATACTTCCCAGCAATGCGCTGCTGGAAAGTTTGCATAATATTCTGCTTGATAAGATGGTCAGTACTCCGATTTTTGTTGAAAAAGTCGGGAGTAATCTCAAACCCAAAGTGATTGGGGTGAACTACCCGCTCCCGCCTCATCTGGCGCTGTTGGCCAAATTGGGCAGTGAGAATCGGATTACCCTACAACCAATATTTAAAGGCCATACCAACTCGTTACTCGCAACGCCAATGAAGCGGATTGAAGGTGCGGTACCGCAATACCACGAAGTGTATTTGAGTGCGGTGAAATATGGCACTCGCATTCAATCTGTGGAATCACGTTTATTGAGTGACTTTGCCGATACTCGTGAACGCATTCGTTTTATCCGCCAAGGACTGGAGATGGGTGAGTTCTACGTTTTACGGGTCAGTGGCGTTCCCGTGTTTGCTCCAATAACTAACTTGCTGCGCAGTGATTTGACCGAACTAGCCGAGATTAGCCCACACCACTCAAAAAGTTTAGAAAAGGAGATGCTGGCGCAAGTCGGCTATGGTGAATTGGTCGATATTACTGAGGAAGTGTTGATCCGACTTGAGTTGACCTGA